The Neobacillus sp. OS1-2 genome includes a window with the following:
- a CDS encoding DUF438 domain-containing protein, which translates to MSEFINNRENLATTNTERMTMLKQIFQDLHNGRNLDEVKAHFDAYIGKITVDEISQLQHDFVEGISAAELQRLYAQHTAIFKGSIEEEKVEQVKKPEDQPGHPVHTFKLENQELDKLLKTQLQIHLWQFEKEDSAEHVFMLLEDVNLLLDIDKHYSRKENLIFPYLEKYGIYGPTTNMWRIDDFIRDGIKEAKQKLATYNGDKQAVIGIMNYVIQEVGEMIYREENILFPMALKNLTEDEWVKIAHESDEIGFCLTAPAEEWKPDRKGLDENTISEGFIKMETGVLSLKQLELVLNHLPVDITFIDQDDVVRYFSHGKERIFARTKAVIGRTVQNCHPPRSVHVVEELLAEFKSGKKDSEDFWIPFKDKYVYIRYFAVRDEDGKYVGTLEFTQNIAPIKVIDGEKRILS; encoded by the coding sequence ATGAGTGAATTCATTAATAACCGTGAAAACTTAGCTACTACAAATACAGAACGGATGACAATGTTAAAACAAATTTTTCAAGACCTACATAATGGTCGAAACCTTGATGAGGTAAAGGCGCATTTCGATGCTTATATTGGAAAAATCACAGTGGATGAAATTTCCCAGCTTCAGCATGATTTTGTCGAAGGAATTTCGGCTGCGGAACTGCAGCGCTTATACGCCCAGCATACGGCTATATTTAAGGGTTCGATTGAAGAGGAGAAGGTAGAACAAGTGAAAAAGCCGGAAGATCAGCCGGGTCACCCTGTTCATACCTTTAAACTGGAAAATCAAGAACTAGATAAATTACTGAAAACGCAGCTTCAAATCCACCTTTGGCAATTTGAAAAAGAAGATTCTGCTGAACATGTCTTTATGCTATTGGAAGATGTAAATCTCTTGCTTGATATTGATAAGCATTACAGCCGTAAGGAGAATTTGATTTTTCCGTATTTAGAAAAATACGGAATCTATGGCCCAACTACCAACATGTGGCGGATTGACGACTTTATCCGTGACGGCATTAAAGAAGCAAAACAAAAACTGGCTACTTATAATGGTGATAAGCAAGCCGTTATCGGAATAATGAATTATGTCATTCAAGAAGTAGGAGAAATGATTTACCGCGAAGAAAACATCCTTTTCCCAATGGCTTTAAAAAATCTCACTGAAGACGAATGGGTGAAAATTGCCCATGAAAGTGATGAAATTGGCTTTTGCCTCACCGCTCCTGCTGAAGAATGGAAGCCCGATCGGAAAGGGTTGGACGAAAACACGATCTCTGAAGGATTTATCAAAATGGAGACCGGGGTTCTATCATTAAAACAACTCGAATTGGTGTTAAACCATTTACCAGTAGATATTACTTTCATTGATCAGGATGATGTTGTCCGCTATTTCTCACACGGAAAAGAAAGAATCTTCGCTCGGACAAAAGCAGTAATTGGCCGGACGGTTCAAAATTGCCATCCGCCAAGAAGTGTCCATGTAGTGGAAGAATTGCTTGCTGAATTTAAATCAGGTAAGAAAGATAGTGAGGACTTCTGGATACCATTTAAGGATAAATATGTTTATATTCGTTACTTTGCTGTTCGGGATGAAGACGGAAAATACGTTGGTACCCTAGAATTTACCCAAAATATAGCCCCAATAAAAGTAATCGATGGCGAAAAGAGAATATTATCTTAG
- a CDS encoding long-chain-fatty-acid--CoA ligase produces the protein MFAPLTPLDWKRRAVKYYPQKTAVIDGDKEFTYKEFGHRVDQLSAALQQAGIGASDHVAVMLPNTHYMLECFYGICQLGAVMVPLNYRLTAEDLEYIIRHSDARMLIVDEEFSGPIEKIIENLSLEQVIIVHIAGYETSLNGVDYEDFLQHAPQNATLPEIEIDENQLLTLNYTSGTTSKPKGVMLTHRGNYLNAANFLYHLNVKPDDVYLHTLPMFHANGWGGVWAITAAGGTHVCLRKVDPPLILEIFEQKNISLLCGAPTVVNMLVNDPKAKEVKIKTSPRMATAGAPPAAALIHKAQEILGLNMVHVYGLTETSPFILYCEWKKEFDTKSADEQAMIKARQGIELAFNGETKVVHQDGEEVAWNGRELGEIVTRGNVVMAGYYKDQQTTAAAIRDGWFHTGDLAVTHPDGFIEIQDRAKDLIISGGENISSTEVEGVLYKHPAVLETAVIAIPDEKWGEVPKAIIVLQQDATVTEEEIIQFCRANMAHFKAPKDIEFVEALPKTATGKLQKYRLREMYWKGPKKVN, from the coding sequence ATGTTTGCCCCATTAACCCCATTGGATTGGAAACGGAGAGCGGTTAAATATTATCCGCAAAAAACGGCTGTAATAGACGGTGACAAGGAATTTACCTATAAGGAATTTGGACATCGGGTTGACCAGCTTTCGGCTGCCTTACAGCAAGCTGGAATCGGAGCAAGTGATCATGTTGCGGTGATGCTGCCCAACACCCATTATATGCTGGAATGCTTCTATGGGATTTGTCAGCTAGGTGCGGTTATGGTTCCGTTGAATTACCGGCTTACAGCAGAGGATTTGGAATACATTATTCGTCACAGTGACGCAAGGATGTTAATTGTCGATGAAGAATTTTCTGGTCCAATTGAGAAAATTATCGAAAATCTTTCCTTGGAACAAGTTATTATTGTCCATATTGCAGGATATGAAACATCCTTAAATGGGGTAGATTATGAGGATTTCCTTCAGCATGCCCCGCAAAATGCTACATTACCAGAAATAGAAATCGATGAAAATCAGCTTCTTACCTTAAATTACACCAGTGGAACTACCTCAAAGCCAAAGGGTGTGATGCTTACGCATCGTGGTAATTACCTGAATGCTGCTAATTTCTTGTATCACCTTAATGTAAAACCTGATGACGTGTATTTACATACATTACCGATGTTTCATGCAAATGGCTGGGGGGGTGTCTGGGCGATAACAGCTGCTGGTGGTACGCATGTATGTTTGCGAAAAGTTGACCCGCCGCTGATTCTTGAAATATTTGAGCAAAAAAATATCTCCTTGTTATGTGGTGCCCCGACTGTTGTCAATATGCTTGTGAATGATCCAAAGGCAAAAGAGGTGAAGATCAAGACAAGTCCACGGATGGCGACTGCTGGTGCACCACCTGCAGCGGCTTTGATTCATAAAGCCCAAGAGATTCTTGGACTAAATATGGTTCATGTGTATGGTTTGACGGAAACCTCACCCTTTATCCTCTATTGCGAGTGGAAAAAAGAATTTGATACTAAATCTGCCGATGAACAAGCAATGATTAAGGCAAGGCAAGGAATTGAACTCGCTTTCAATGGAGAAACAAAGGTCGTTCATCAAGATGGTGAGGAGGTTGCATGGAATGGACGAGAGCTTGGTGAAATTGTGACCCGCGGCAATGTGGTGATGGCTGGTTATTACAAAGATCAACAAACCACTGCGGCCGCCATCCGCGACGGCTGGTTCCATACCGGCGATTTAGCAGTCACCCATCCTGACGGATTCATTGAGATTCAAGATCGAGCCAAGGATTTGATCATTTCTGGAGGAGAAAATATTTCTTCTACAGAGGTTGAAGGGGTTTTGTATAAACATCCTGCAGTCCTAGAAACAGCCGTTATTGCTATTCCTGATGAAAAGTGGGGCGAGGTTCCGAAGGCAATTATTGTCCTGCAGCAAGACGCAACCGTGACAGAAGAAGAAATTATCCAGTTTTGCCGTGCAAACATGGCTCATTTTAAAGCACCAAAAGATATTGAGTTTGTGGAAGCACTGCCAAAAACTGCAACGGGAAAACTACAAAAATATCGTTTACGGGAAATGTATTGGAAAGGCCCAAAGAAAGTAAATTAA
- a CDS encoding alpha/beta hydrolase codes for MSLDPQTKMILEFFAAAGAPPLEALAPEMARQAFALPQGDLEPVGRVENRTIPGPESEIPVRVYYPKEVQPYSPAIVYYHGGGWVVGNLDSHENICRALTNIANCVTISVDYRLAPEHKFPAAVYDCYAAVEYVYDHAEEFQVDQNRIAVGGDSAGGNLAAVITNMAKDKNKPAICFQLLLYPATNILGTPSASKVDNAEGYFLTQGTMEWFRDCYINAGEEDTPLLSPILYEDVRGLPPALVITAEYDPLRDEGEEYAKKLADAGVEVELTRYDGTIHGFISMAGVIGLGKAALEQSGTALKKSFNKQTIKK; via the coding sequence ATGTCTCTTGATCCACAAACGAAAATGATATTAGAATTCTTTGCGGCAGCTGGTGCACCACCACTGGAAGCGTTAGCACCGGAAATGGCAAGGCAGGCATTCGCATTGCCACAGGGAGATCTAGAACCCGTCGGCAGAGTAGAAAATCGGACAATCCCTGGACCTGAGTCAGAAATCCCTGTTCGTGTTTATTATCCTAAGGAAGTGCAGCCATATTCTCCTGCTATTGTTTATTACCACGGCGGCGGCTGGGTTGTGGGTAATCTAGATTCACATGAAAATATCTGTAGGGCTCTGACCAATATCGCGAATTGTGTGACGATTTCAGTTGATTACCGTCTGGCACCTGAACATAAATTTCCGGCAGCCGTTTATGACTGCTATGCAGCTGTTGAATATGTTTATGATCATGCTGAGGAATTTCAAGTAGATCAAAACAGGATTGCGGTCGGCGGTGACAGTGCCGGGGGAAATCTAGCCGCGGTCATTACAAATATGGCCAAGGACAAAAACAAACCTGCTATATGTTTTCAATTACTCCTATATCCAGCTACGAATATCTTGGGCACTCCATCAGCATCGAAGGTAGATAATGCAGAAGGCTATTTTTTAACACAAGGAACAATGGAATGGTTCCGCGATTGCTATATAAATGCTGGGGAGGAAGATACACCGCTTTTATCGCCCATTCTTTATGAAGATGTTCGTGGCCTGCCACCTGCACTTGTGATTACAGCAGAATACGACCCGCTAAGAGACGAAGGCGAGGAATACGCAAAAAAACTGGCAGATGCCGGCGTTGAAGTAGAATTGACACGGTATGATGGTACGATTCATGGATTTATCAGCATGGCCGGGGTTATCGGCTTAGGAAAAGCAGCCCTCGAACAGTCTGGCACCGCATTAAAAAAATCTTTCAATAAACAGACGATAAAAAAATAA
- a CDS encoding CotG/ExsB N-terminal domain-containing protein → MRHFSTEDIQRAAEEVKRSGHGKHMFNDPGSKKRTHHKKHPWPKPPKHRNTSRRISAKPVQQTIARRTTTRNRPTSVTVTSRHITSRNRPTSVTVTSRHITSRNRPTSVTVTSRHITSRNQPTSVTVTSRHITSGNRPTSVRVTSRRNTSRTLPTSGRVTSRHDTSRTLPTSGRVTSRRNTSRTLPTSGRVTSRRNTTRNRQTSMMVTTRRNTSRRNTSRRNTSRQNTSRRNTSRRNTSRRSGFRCCNRSRWSNARQDDFGWSATPNDNFEVEGYILEDNIWRPVRR, encoded by the coding sequence ATGAGACACTTTTCTACAGAGGATATTCAAAGGGCTGCAGAGGAAGTAAAAAGATCCGGGCATGGAAAACACATGTTTAATGATCCCGGATCAAAAAAGAGAACTCATCATAAAAAACATCCCTGGCCAAAACCACCCAAACACCGCAACACTTCTCGAAGAATTTCTGCAAAGCCCGTTCAGCAAACCATTGCTCGAAGAACCACTACCAGAAATCGGCCTACTTCTGTGACAGTTACTTCTAGACACATTACTTCCAGAAATCGGCCCACTTCCGTGACAGTTACTTCAAGACACATTACTTCCAGAAATCGGCCTACTTCTGTGACAGTTACTTCTAGACACATTACTTCCAGAAATCAGCCTACTTCTGTGACAGTTACTTCTAGACACATTACTTCCGGAAATCGACCTACTTCTGTCAGGGTGACTTCTAGACGCAACACCTCCAGAACTCTACCTACTTCTGGCAGGGTGACTTCTAGACACGACACCTCCAGAACTCTACCTACTTCTGGCAGGGTGACTTCTAGACGCAATACTTCCAGAACTCTACCTACTTCTGGCAGGGTGACTTCTAGACGCAATACAACTAGAAATCGCCAAACTTCTATGATGGTTACCACTAGAAGGAATACATCTAGACGAAATACTTCTAGAAGGAATACTTCCAGACAAAATACTTCTAGAAGGAATACTTCTAGAAGGAATACTTCCAGACGAAGTGGATTCAGATGCTGTAACCGTTCGCGTTGGAGCAATGCCAGACAAGACGATTTTGGCTGGAGCGCAACACCAAATGATAATTTTGAAGTGGAAGGCTATATTTTGGAAGACAATATTTGGAGACCAGTTAGACGGTAA
- a CDS encoding CotH kinase family protein produces MDEVTGIPQYKLFIKPIDLKELRRDIWIDEPVPAQLTIEGKRLEVDLSYRGSHIRDFSKKSYQIAFYNPKRFKGSNQFHLNAEYKDPSLIRNKLSFDFFSEIGVLSPQSRHIFLTSNGRAEGVYLELESVDENFLKRRNLADGSIFYAVDGDANFSLMSDLDKITKTSLELGYERKYGIAENDYFLQEFIFNINTLSQTDFEKEIRKYVDIDKYLRWIAGIIFTSNYDGFVHNYALYRNGDTGLFEVIPWDYDATWGRDVNGKEMEANYVPIDGFNTLTARLLDTDVYRKNYRNLLEEIMNHQFTNEFMMPRVEKLLQLIRPYVLLDPYKKQTIDDFDQEREVIANYIEERRIYLQRKITILE; encoded by the coding sequence ATGGACGAGGTTACAGGTATTCCGCAATATAAGCTTTTTATTAAACCAATAGATCTTAAGGAACTCAGAAGAGACATTTGGATTGATGAGCCGGTTCCCGCTCAATTAACGATAGAGGGTAAAAGGCTTGAGGTTGATTTAAGCTACCGTGGGTCACATATTCGTGATTTTTCCAAAAAGTCCTACCAAATTGCTTTTTATAATCCGAAAAGGTTTAAAGGTTCTAACCAATTCCATCTGAACGCTGAATACAAGGATCCATCACTTATCCGAAACAAGTTGTCCTTCGATTTTTTCTCAGAGATTGGTGTGCTATCCCCTCAATCGAGGCATATTTTTTTAACCTCAAATGGAAGGGCTGAAGGGGTTTATTTGGAACTCGAATCGGTGGACGAAAACTTTTTAAAAAGAAGAAACCTGGCAGACGGAAGTATCTTTTACGCGGTGGATGGTGATGCAAACTTTTCATTAATGAGTGATTTAGATAAAATCACGAAGACTTCCTTGGAATTAGGCTATGAAAGAAAATATGGAATTGCTGAAAATGATTATTTCTTACAAGAATTTATCTTTAACATTAATACCCTTTCACAGACTGATTTTGAAAAAGAAATACGAAAATATGTTGATATTGATAAATATCTCCGCTGGATCGCTGGGATTATTTTCACATCAAACTATGATGGATTTGTTCATAACTATGCACTTTATCGGAATGGAGATACGGGGTTATTTGAAGTGATACCTTGGGATTACGATGCAACATGGGGGCGTGATGTAAATGGAAAGGAAATGGAGGCGAATTATGTCCCAATTGATGGTTTTAATACATTAACGGCCAGGCTACTAGACACAGATGTTTATCGAAAAAATTACAGGAACCTGCTTGAAGAAATCATGAACCATCAATTTACTAATGAATTTATGATGCCTAGGGTTGAAAAATTACTTCAGCTGATTCGTCCCTATGTGCTACTGGACCCTTATAAGAAACAAACGATTGATGACTTTGATCAAGAGCGAGAAGTGATTGCTAACTATATTGAGGAAAGAAGAATATACTTACAAAGGAAGATAACGATATTGGAATAG
- a CDS encoding CotG/ExsB N-terminal domain-containing protein produces the protein MSEFSPEEIQNAADEVRRGGFGDFMFRDPGQNRGTSRRRTTRRQITSRRRTTSRDTSRNRNTTRRNTSRRRTSRKTTRRCCSGWRNTSRGNEQTRSCWRDGNMWEYCVRNRK, from the coding sequence ATGAGTGAATTTTCACCCGAGGAGATTCAAAATGCCGCAGATGAGGTAAGACGCGGTGGATTCGGAGACTTTATGTTCAGAGACCCAGGACAAAATCGCGGGACATCACGTCGAAGAACTACACGGCGACAAATAACATCACGAAGAAGAACGACGAGTAGAGATACTTCTAGAAATAGAAACACGACTCGAAGAAATACGTCAAGAAGACGTACGTCGAGAAAAACGACTAGGAGATGCTGTTCGGGTTGGCGGAACACATCTCGTGGCAATGAACAAACAAGAAGTTGTTGGCGGGACGGGAATATGTGGGAATATTGTGTTCGAAATCGAAAATAA
- a CDS encoding DsbA family oxidoreductase codes for MKIEVWSDYVCPFCYIGKRRLEEALNQFPHKEQVEVEFKSFELDPNSSTYSGQNIHEVLAKKYGMSLEQAKQANNGVGQQAATVGLTFNFDEMKPTNTFDAHRIAKFAKKHGKEPVLSDKLLQGYFTAGKDIGDIETLADMAEASGLDRQEVLAVIQDKTAFANEVRADEGVAQQYQITGVPYFIINSKYAISGAQPIETFKGALEKVWEEEAPASVLQDLSTEDDVSCADGSCVIPEKK; via the coding sequence ATGAAAATTGAAGTGTGGTCTGATTATGTTTGTCCGTTTTGTTATATTGGGAAACGCAGGTTAGAAGAGGCGTTAAATCAATTTCCTCATAAAGAGCAGGTAGAGGTGGAATTTAAGAGCTTCGAGCTTGATCCGAATTCATCGACATACAGTGGTCAAAATATCCATGAGGTATTGGCAAAAAAATATGGCATGAGCCTAGAACAGGCTAAACAAGCCAACAATGGTGTCGGTCAGCAGGCAGCTACCGTGGGATTAACGTTTAATTTTGACGAGATGAAGCCGACAAATACGTTTGACGCCCATCGTATAGCCAAGTTTGCAAAAAAACATGGGAAAGAACCAGTTCTCTCTGACAAATTGCTTCAAGGCTATTTTACTGCAGGGAAAGATATTGGAGATATCGAAACGTTGGCTGACATGGCTGAAGCTTCAGGGTTAGATCGCCAAGAAGTCTTAGCAGTTATTCAAGATAAAACCGCCTTTGCCAATGAAGTACGTGCAGATGAAGGGGTAGCCCAGCAGTATCAGATTACAGGTGTACCGTATTTTATTATTAATTCTAAATATGCCATCTCCGGTGCACAGCCGATTGAAACATTCAAAGGTGCCTTGGAAAAGGTTTGGGAGGAAGAAGCTCCTGCCTCTGTACTGCAGGATCTTTCTACAGAAGATGATGTCAGCTGTGCAGATGGCAGCTGTGTAATTCCTGAGAAGAAATAA
- a CDS encoding CBS domain-containing protein produces MNKKQVQLLSERFEVAFNQVHDALRDIVQINDERFVVLVKVGAKKYQIIETFKKDLEQYARLRNAIVHEKMEVGFYIAEPNAKVVNHIEKIANVLSRPNYALSIASKNVVYFDVQDSILKVTEAIKKYRYSKFPIYKNKKCIGLLTAGSIVKWIAEHMESGQVNLLDIHVSDIMEYEKERPIEIVDKSINIFEVETIFEKAHKKKRKIEGVIITENGEIDETPLGIITAWDLIEIDYTVD; encoded by the coding sequence ATGAATAAAAAACAGGTGCAGCTATTGTCGGAACGCTTTGAAGTCGCCTTCAATCAAGTTCATGACGCTTTACGAGATATCGTTCAAATCAATGATGAAAGATTCGTCGTGTTGGTGAAAGTTGGCGCAAAAAAATATCAAATCATTGAAACCTTTAAGAAGGATTTGGAGCAATACGCGCGGCTTCGAAATGCCATCGTCCATGAAAAAATGGAGGTAGGCTTTTATATTGCCGAGCCGAATGCCAAGGTTGTCAATCATATTGAAAAAATTGCCAATGTTTTAAGCCGTCCCAATTACGCCCTTTCCATCGCATCCAAAAATGTGGTCTATTTTGATGTTCAGGATAGCATCTTAAAAGTAACAGAAGCGATTAAAAAGTACAGGTATTCTAAGTTCCCTATCTATAAAAATAAAAAGTGCATCGGACTTTTGACCGCAGGCTCCATCGTGAAATGGATAGCGGAACATATGGAAAGTGGTCAGGTAAATCTATTAGATATTCATGTTTCAGATATCATGGAATACGAAAAAGAACGTCCCATTGAGATTGTCGATAAGAGCATTAATATCTTTGAGGTTGAAACGATTTTTGAAAAAGCCCATAAAAAGAAACGGAAAATCGAGGGTGTTATCATCACGGAAAATGGGGAAATAGATGAGACACCCCTGGGAATAATCACAGCTTGGGATTTGATTGAAATTGACTATACAGTGGATTAA
- a CDS encoding response regulator transcription factor, with the protein MIRIVIAEDQELLLQAMGSLLNLEDDMEVVGLAANGEEALTLIHQFQPDVCLMDIEMPKMTGLEAAEALISSFSKIIILTTFARPGYFRRALEADVRAYLLKDSPSEELASAIRCIMDGKRIYSPELMDVESSATEVAGENESSDQRDKSIGIVRSYLSTILDKIKLPTG; encoded by the coding sequence ATGATACGAATTGTCATTGCGGAAGATCAGGAACTGCTGTTACAGGCAATGGGTTCCCTCCTCAATTTGGAAGATGATATGGAAGTAGTAGGACTAGCGGCCAATGGAGAAGAAGCACTTACACTTATCCATCAATTTCAGCCTGATGTATGTCTGATGGATATTGAGATGCCCAAAATGACTGGGCTTGAGGCCGCGGAAGCGTTAATTTCTTCTTTTTCCAAAATCATTATTTTAACAACCTTCGCAAGACCGGGATATTTCAGGCGTGCTTTAGAAGCGGATGTTAGGGCTTATTTATTAAAAGATAGCCCGAGCGAGGAGTTAGCCTCCGCGATTCGCTGTATTATGGACGGAAAGCGGATATATTCTCCTGAACTAATGGATGTGGAATCCAGTGCTACTGAGGTAGCTGGTGAAAATGAATCTTCTGATCAACGGGATAAATCAATTGGCATCGTAAGAAGTTATTTATCAACAATATTAGATAAAATAAAGTTACCGACCGGATAG
- a CDS encoding fatty acid desaturase, giving the protein MTLQNTKNLKKQMTPFEKSTTKESVWQIINTVVPFMLLWFLAYQSLSVSYWLALVPSVLAAGYLTRIFIIFHDCTHHSFFKNRRANRAVGTFMGVLTLFPFDQWGHEHSVHHATSGNLDKRGTGDIWTLTVDEYVAAPLKLRLAYRFYRNPLVMFGLGPIYVFLLKNRFNRKGARTKERNNTYLTNILIVAWITLMCLAIGWQSFLIVQGTIFMISGAAGIWLFYVQHTFEDSYFEEDKEWEYVKAAVEGSSFYKLPKIMQFLTGNIGFHHVHHLSPRVPNYKLEEAHKNTPPLQNVPTITLATSLRSLRFRLWDEKSKNFVTFKDIKSTVKKRVSIHAKPEV; this is encoded by the coding sequence ATGACCTTACAAAATACGAAAAATTTAAAAAAACAAATGACTCCTTTTGAAAAATCGACAACGAAGGAAAGTGTATGGCAAATCATCAACACGGTCGTACCATTTATGCTACTTTGGTTTCTTGCCTATCAAAGTCTTTCCGTCTCCTATTGGTTAGCATTGGTTCCATCAGTCCTTGCTGCAGGGTATTTAACACGAATTTTCATTATCTTTCATGATTGCACCCATCATTCTTTCTTTAAAAACCGTCGGGCCAATCGAGCAGTTGGGACTTTTATGGGTGTTTTAACGTTATTCCCATTTGATCAATGGGGTCATGAGCATTCAGTACATCATGCAACAAGTGGTAACTTGGATAAAAGGGGTACTGGAGATATTTGGACGCTTACAGTCGATGAATATGTAGCAGCACCACTTAAGCTTCGTTTAGCTTACCGTTTTTACCGTAATCCATTGGTTATGTTTGGATTAGGACCGATTTATGTATTCCTTCTTAAGAATCGATTTAACCGTAAAGGTGCAAGGACGAAAGAACGTAACAACACCTATTTAACGAATATACTCATTGTTGCATGGATTACATTAATGTGCTTAGCAATTGGATGGCAGTCGTTTCTTATCGTACAGGGCACGATTTTTATGATCTCAGGTGCAGCGGGTATTTGGTTGTTTTATGTACAGCATACCTTTGAGGATTCTTATTTTGAAGAAGATAAAGAGTGGGAATATGTGAAAGCAGCAGTAGAGGGAAGTTCTTTTTACAAGCTTCCAAAAATCATGCAATTTCTAACGGGGAATATTGGATTCCATCATGTTCACCATTTAAGTCCACGGGTACCTAACTATAAACTCGAGGAGGCACACAAAAATACGCCTCCGTTACAAAATGTACCAACTATCACGCTTGCAACAAGCTTACGATCCCTCCGTTTTCGTTTATGGGATGAGAAAAGTAAGAATTTTGTTACCTTTAAAGATATCAAATCAACTGTTAAAAAAAGGGTTTCTATTCATGCGAAACCGGAAGTATAA
- the dacB gene encoding D-alanyl-D-alanine carboxypeptidase/D-alanyl-D-alanine-endopeptidase, whose product MKRTKIYIIVFFVVISLAIPYFHVNGMNSHDNMGKRLNQLIVSEPDLQGTIAGISIRSAASGEIIYDHQGDIRLRPASNMKLLTAAAALQVLGEKYRFKTEVLSDAPLKKQTLEGNLFLKGYGDPTLLKSDFDKMAVELKELGIKRIKGNVVGDDSHYDNERYSLDLPWSDETTYYGAQISALTAAPTNDYDSGSVMVKIKPGLKSGEKVEVVVTPETNYVKIINKAETVEADGKKEIKVEREHAKNTITIEGTIPVTTKAVTEWIGVWDPTKYATTLFKQSLAKNGIKVSGKIRTGTASNTARVLTSHQSMPLSELLIPFMKLSNNGHAEVLVKEMGKVVKGKGSWETGLEVLETEISKFGVNTKTMVIRDGSGVSHVDLIPANQITQLLFSVQKEKWFPAYVHSLPVAGAPEKTIGGTLRHRLKDPIVQGKVKAKTGTISTVSSISGYVTTKSGHSFIFSILLNNLVNEEKAKKIEDRLIQLIANTY is encoded by the coding sequence ATGAAAAGAACTAAAATTTACATCATTGTATTTTTTGTAGTCATTTCTTTAGCAATCCCATATTTTCACGTAAACGGAATGAACAGTCATGACAATATGGGTAAGCGGCTTAATCAGCTTATCGTAAGCGAACCTGACTTACAAGGCACCATTGCCGGAATAAGCATTCGTTCGGCAGCCAGTGGTGAAATCATTTATGATCATCAGGGGGATATCCGTTTACGCCCTGCGTCAAATATGAAGTTATTGACCGCAGCAGCTGCCCTACAGGTCCTTGGTGAGAAATATCGTTTTAAGACCGAGGTACTATCTGATGCTCCACTGAAAAAGCAGACACTAGAAGGGAATCTTTTTCTAAAAGGATATGGAGACCCGACACTACTAAAATCGGATTTTGATAAAATGGCAGTAGAATTAAAGGAGCTTGGCATTAAGCGGATAAAAGGAAATGTAGTCGGAGATGATTCGCATTACGATAACGAACGTTATTCGCTCGACCTGCCGTGGAGTGACGAAACCACTTACTATGGTGCCCAGATTTCCGCCCTGACTGCTGCACCAACGAATGACTATGATTCAGGTTCTGTTATGGTAAAGATCAAACCCGGCTTAAAAAGTGGTGAAAAGGTGGAAGTAGTAGTAACACCAGAAACTAATTATGTGAAAATCATCAATAAAGCTGAAACGGTCGAGGCAGATGGCAAAAAGGAAATTAAAGTGGAAAGAGAACATGCAAAGAACACAATCACCATTGAAGGAACTATTCCAGTAACAACCAAGGCAGTGACTGAATGGATTGGTGTCTGGGATCCAACAAAGTATGCAACCACTCTTTTTAAACAATCACTAGCAAAAAACGGAATAAAAGTATCTGGGAAAATACGAACAGGAACGGCTTCAAACACCGCCAGGGTTTTGACGAGCCATCAATCGATGCCATTATCGGAATTGTTGATTCCATTTATGAAGTTGAGTAATAACGGGCATGCTGAGGTTTTAGTGAAGGAAATGGGGAAGGTGGTAAAGGGAAAGGGCAGCTGGGAGACGGGGCTAGAAGTGCTGGAAACGGAGATTTCAAAATTTGGAGTAAATACGAAAACAATGGTGATACGTGACGGGTCCGGGGTTTCACATGTAGATTTAATTCCCGCCAATCAAATTACGCAGCTGTTATTTTCTGTTCAAAAAGAAAAATGGTTTCCTGCTTATGTTCATTCATTACCAGTTGCAGGTGCCCCTGAAAAGACAATAGGCGGCACACTAAGACACCGTTTGAAAGATCCAATCGTTCAGGGAAAGGTGAAGGCAAAGACAGGCACGATCTCGACAGTCAGCTCGATTTCCGGTTATGTAACGACAAAAAGTGGACATTCATTCATTTTTTCCATCCTGCTAAATAATTTAGTAAATGAAGAGAAGGCGAAAAAGATAGAGGATAGGCTGATTCAGTTGATAGCCAACACCTATTAA